The DNA region TCGAGACCAAGGGCAGGACGCTGGAGGAACTCAACTCCTGAGGCGACCGGACGTCCCGGTGCGGGGCCGGTGCACCGGAGCAGTGATCACTGCTCCGGCACACCGGCCCCCAGCGTTTGCCCCAGGGTGCCGAGCAGCCCGGAGAGCCGGCGCCGGTCTGCCGCGCCCAGCCCGGTGAGCAGCTCCCGCTCCTGGGCCGACCGTACGGCGAAGACCCGGTTGGCCATGACGGCGACCGCTCTGACCGAGCAATCCGAGCGTCCCGACGAGGAACAGGTCGCCGACGCGCTCAGCGGGCATCTGTGCCGGTGCACCGGCTACCGCAACATCCGCCGTGCCGTCTGCCAGGCACTCGACGAGCGATTCGGGGAGTGACCCGCGTGTCCCACGATTCCGACCGGCCCAAGCCCGGCAACGGCCGCTGGATCGGCCGTTCCGTCCCGCGCGTCGAGGACGACCGGCTACTGCGTGGCAACGGCCGCTCCGTCGACGACATCGCCCTCCACGGCGCCGTCGAGGCCGCCTTCCTGCGCAGCCCGCACGCCCACGCCCGTATCGAGTCGGTCGACGTGACCGCGTCCCTGGCCGCACCGGGCGTCGTCGCCGTGTGGCCCGGCGACGACGTGGCGGACCTGCCCGCGATGCTGAGCGGGGAAGAACTGCGTACCCCGCCGAGCCTCGCCGAGCTTCTGGACCCGCTGGTCCGGATGACTCCCATGCCGCTGCTCGCCCGGGAGAAGGTCGTCTACGTCGGCCGGCCCGTCGCCGTCGTCCTCGCCGAGAACCGCTACCTCGCCGAGGACGCCCTGGAAATCGTGAGGTGCGGTACGCCCCGCTGCCCGTGCTCGTCGACCCAGAACACGCCCTCACCGTGGTGGTCGTCCAGCTGCCGAGGCGGCGTTCTTGCAGGTGAGACCCTACGGCGCCAGCTCTCGCGGTCTGGCCTCTTCCCTTCACCGGTAAGATTCTCAGGACCGTGAGAAGTCCGCGGGAGCCGTGCGAGGGGTTGAGGATGGCTGGATCGAAGTCGGGGAATCAGGACGCCGTAGCGAAGGTGATCGAGGATTGGGCGCGCGAGCGGCCGGGGCTGGACACCAGCCCGCTGGAGGTCCTCGCGCAGCTCCACCGCTCGTTCCTGCGCTACAACACCAGGCTCACCACGTCGATCGAACGGCACGGTCTGTCGGTGGCGGGCTTCGACGTGCTGACCGCACTGCGGCGATCGGGGGAGCCGTTCCGGCTGACGGCCGGCCAGCTGGCTGACTCCGGACTGGTGTCGTCGGCGGGCGTGACCCTCCGGATCGACCGTCTGGAGAAGGATGGGCTGATCGTCCGCGAACGCGACGCCGACGACCGCAGGGTCGTCTACTCGCGCCTCACGGACAAGGGACTCGCGACGGTGGACACCGTGTTCGCGAAGCACCTCGACAACGAGCGCGACATGCTCGCCGGGATGTCGCCGTCCGAACGCCGACAGCTCGCACGGCTGCTGAGGAAGCTGGAGTACTCGATCCTCGATTCCGACGAGGAACTGGCCGACGCCCCGTAGTAGAGAGGGTTTGACCACGGCCTTGATCTGCCGAACGCCTTGCGTGCCGTGCGGAGTCCCCGAAACGAACATGCGCCCAGCGGCCGTAGAGGCGGCCGGGCGCCCGCCGACACCCCGCTGACCACCCTCGTCCGCCTGGCCAAGCTCCGCTGGCGCATCGAGCACGACTACCGAGAGATGAAACAGGCCCTGGGACTTGCCCACTTCGAGGGCCGCACCTTCAACGGCCGGCACCACGATGAGCGCCGGCTTCTTCGGCTCGTCGTTCCTCGCCGGGAAGATCGCCGCGCGCATCGGCAACCAGGTCATCTCCCTGGGCGCCGTGCTGGTCGCCGTCGGCTACGGAACGGTCGGGCTGATCGTCGCGCAGCTCGGCATCGACGGCACGGCCGGCTGGACCGCGCCCGGACTGCTGGTCGCCGGCTCAGGCATGGGGCTGGTCGCCGCGCCGCTGCCCGCCGCGGCCATGGCGGGCGTCGGCCCGAAGCACGTTTCCTCGGCCTCCGGCGTGCTGTCCACGGCGATGGAGGGCGGCGCGGCGCTCGGTGTCTCGCTCGTCGGGCTGGTCTTCTTCGGCACGCTCGGGGACTCGCCCGCGCCGGACAACTACCCGAAGGTGTTCTGCCTCGGCATCGCGGTCGTCGTGGCGTTCCCGGTCATCGTCGCCCTGCTCGTCCAGGCACTGCCGAAGTCGGCCCCGGCCGCTGCGTGCGAGAGCCGGGGGAGGCGGAGGAAGCCGGCGCGGTGGAGCAGCCGGTGCGCTGACCCGGACCCCCTGCGCGTCCTTGCAGCGCTTAGCGGCCGCATCTGCCGGAAGCCGACATGACGGCACTCGGACAGGGCACGATCGGCACATGGAGAATCGGCCGAGAACCTTGCCCACCGCCCCCGTTCGCCTGGCCGGACGGAGGATTGTGCTCAGGGAGTGGGAGGAGGAAGACATCCCCGCGTTGATCGAGATGTACGACGATCCGGAGATCGGCCGTTGGACGCCCGTACCCTCGCCGTTCGACGCGGACGCCGCTCGCGAGTATCTCGGACGGGCCCGCAAGGCCCGGGGTGAAGGCCGTTGTATGCAACTGGCCATCACGGCCGACGGCGGGCAGCCGCAGGGCGAGGTGCTGCTTTTCCAGGACGACCTGGACGACAGGGACATCGAGCTCGCCTACGGCGTCGGGCCGCGGCACCGGCGTCGGGGACTGGCGTCCGAAGCGGTCATGGTCGCCACCGAATACGCCGTCCATCACCTGGATGCGAGGCGAGTGCTTCTCCGGATAGAAGCCGACAACGCCCCGAGTGCCGCCGTGGCGCGGTCGGCCGGATTCCGGCCGGCCGCGGACGAGCTCGTCCCGAGGGAGTCGAAGGGGTGGCGGGTGCTGCTGCGGACCTGGTGCCACCGGAACGGCGAACCGGCATCCTGACCGGCCGGGTCCGCACCGCGCCTCGCACTCGCACCCGGGGCCGCCTCGGGCCTCTCGGGCCCACTACGCTGGTACGAAGCAGGTCAAATGGGCTGGTAGCGTACAAATCTGCGCGAAGAGGCGCGGTGGCCCCCGGGAGGCATGATGAGCCAGCAGCCGGTCCTTCTTCCCTACGCCGATCCGGCCTTCGTGGCGGACCCCTTTCCGGTCTACCGACAACTGCGCGAGGACGGCCCGGTACGGCGTGCCATCATCGCCGGTGGCCTGGAAGCGTGGCTGGTCACACGGTACGAGGACGGCCTCGCGGCGCTGTCCGACCCGCGGCTGAGCAGCGACGTCCGCGATGCGTCCGACCCCCGGCTCATCGAGCGGCTGCCCGCCACGGACCGCGAGTCCGTACTGCGCAACATGCTCCGCACCGATCCCCCCGACCACACCCGACTGCGCCGCCTGGTGTCCAAGGCGTTCACCGCGCGCAGGGTGGCGGAGCTGCGGCCCCGCGTCCAGGAGATCGCCGACCGGCTGCTCGACGAGATCGGGCCGGACGGCCGTGCCGACCTCGTCGGGAGCTTCGCGCTGCCGCTCCCGGTCACCGTGATCAGTGAACTGCTCGGCGTGCCCGTGACGGACCGGCGTGAATTCCAGCGGTGGACCGACGACCTGGTCCTGCAGGGGGCCGAGCCGCCGGACCCGGCCCGGACGGACGAGGCGTGGCGGCACATGCGCGGGTACCTGACCGGGCTCATCGGGGTGAAGCGGGCCCGGCCCGGGGACGATCTGCTCAGCGCCCTGGTGACCGCCCGGGACGAGGAGCAGAGGCTGGACGAGGACGAGCTGATCGCCATGGCCTTCCTGCTGCTGGCGGCCGGATACGTCACCACGGTCAACCTGATCGGCAGCGGTGTCGCGGCGCTGCTCGCCCACCCCGACCAGCTCCGGATGCTGCGGGACGAGCCGGAACTGCTGCCGGGCGCGATCGAGGAATTCCTGCGCTACGACGGGCCGGTCAACCCCGGCATCGCCCGGTTCGCGCGCGAGGACGTCACCATCGCGGGCGTGCACATCCCGCGCGGCGCGACCGTGCTCGTGGCATCCGCCATCGCCGACCGGGACCCGGACCACTTCCCCGAAGCCGACCGCCTGGACATCTCCCGGCAGGACAACGCCCACCTCGCGTTCGGACACGGCATCCACTACTGCCTCGGGGCGCCGCTGGCCCGGCTCGAGGGGCAGATCGCCATCGGCACCGTTCTCCGCCGCCTCCACCACCTCGCCCTGGCCGTGCCGCCCGACGAACTGCGGTGGCGACCGGGAGGGCTGCGCGGCCCCGAACGACTGCCCGTCACCTTCACCGCCGACGCCCCGGCCTGAAGACGTGCACCAGCCGCCGGCTCAGCCGAAGAGCTTGCCCAGGAACGCGTCGAGGTTGGTCCTGGTCCGCTCCACCTGCTCCTCCAGCGTCAGGGTCTCCTTGAAACGGCCGCCGGATGCCGGGGTCTTCCTGCCCCGGACATACAGCGAACAGGCGAGGTCGGTGCAGATGTAGAGACCCACCGAGTTGCCCTCGCGTCCCGCCGCGCCGGTCTTGCGGGCGGTCATCAGCGAGACGCCGTTCCCCGGGTGCGTGGTGAGGCACAGGGAGCACATGCTCCGGTGGAGGAAGCCGCGTTGCCGGGAGGGGAAGCGGAGCGTCACGCCGATGAGTTCGCCGTCGCGTTCGGTGACGATGTAGCTGCGTCCGGGGGCGGAGAGGTCCCGCCACCCCAGGAAGTCCAGATCGTCCCAGGGCAGCTCGTCGAGGTCGCGGGGCAGTGGCAGACGCTTGGCCTCCCCTTTCGAGCAATTGATGAACGATGTGCGGATGTCCTGCTCACTCACGGCCTTCATGCGAGGGACGCTAACTCTGCCTAGGATTACTAGGCAAACGGTTAATGAGGCAAGGTTATGCGCCCTCGGTGTCCTCAGCGCCGTCTGCGCCCTCCGCGATCATCAGCCGGTGCGCGGGCGGGTGCTCGATCGAGAGATCCGGGCGCCAGGCCGCGAGCACCTGGGCGGAGGGGCCGAACAACGGCTCCGGCAGGGCGTCGATTCCGGTCCACTGCCAGGCACTGATCAGATGGGGTTCGGTCACCCGCGGGCTTCCCGACCGCACGGTCACCGCGGCGGCCATCGACACCCGGTTGATCCCCCCGACCACGTCGTGGAGCATGGCGAAGACGCGCACGCTCGCAGCGTCGACCTCCAGGCCCGTCTCCTCCCGGAGCTCACGGACGGCCGCCTCGGCGATGGACTCATGCGTCGGGTCGACCTTGCCGCCGGGCAGCTCCCAGGTTCCGCCGTGGTGCCTGCCGAGGAGGACACGCCCCTGACCGTCCTGCACGATGACGCCCACACCGAGCGCCGCCTGCGCCTTCGGCGGACGGGTGTTGCGGGAGGAGGTGTCCGCGGGCGTGGTCGTCATTGGTGCTCCCTGTGTTCCTCGCAGCTGGGGAGTGCCGCGGGCACGGGGCCCGGCACTCCGGTCGTACGTGGCAGCCTACGGACAACCGCATCGCCGCCCGGTGCGCGTCCGTAGGTCGGTCAGGCGGTCGGACACTCAGACAGTGAGCCGCAGCGAAGTCGCCGAGACGCCGAGCCGCACCGTCTGACCCCAGGTCAGTTCCAGTGCGTCCGTCTCCATCCCGTCGCCGAAGACCACGACCCGGTCGGACTCCACGGTGAGCCTCAGCCCCTGCCCGCGCCCCAGCTCGCCCGCGACCTGCGAGGTGCCGGTCGCGGGGGACGGCCAGGCCTCGCGGACGAACCAGAGGAGACGTGGGTCGGTGGGCGCCGGGAGACGGAGCTCGCTGCGGCGTTCCTGCCACAGCGAGCGGAGCCAGCCCGTGGCGCCGGTGCCGGTGCCGACGAGGACGCCGGAGGAGGCCTGCGCTTCGGCGGGGCCGTCGGCGGTGTCCGGGCCGAGCCGGTAGCGGGCGGTCTGATGGCCGGGCGGGCCGAGATAGATCTCGTTGAGGGCGAGGAGGCGCTGGGTGTCGTCGGACACCGCCTCGACCATGGTGAGTTCGTCCGCCGCGCCGCCGGGGGACGCGGCCGCCCGGAGCAGGGCGGCCGCGTCGCGGGGCCGGTGGCGGACGAGCACACCCGGATTGCGTCCGGGGTCGGTGTCGATGCCCACGACGGGCTGACCGGAGAGGTACTTGGCGGCGTTGGCGACCAGCCCGTCCTGTCCGACGACGACCGCCACGTCCTCCGGCCCGAACAGGAAACGGTCGAGGTCCGCGCGCTCAACCCGCGACTGACGCCACTGGAGCGGTACGGCTGCCGCCACATCGGCGAGCGCCTGCTGGGTCTGCCGGTGCCGCCGCGCCACCTCGTCGATGGACCGGCCGCGGCTGGAGAGGAAGAAGGCGGCCTGCCCGTGCGTGCCGTGCCGGGCCAGCAACTCCTCGTACTCGGTGGTGCGGTGGACCAGTACCGCGCGCGGGGCGAGGCTCATGCCCGGGTCTCCGGGCCGGTGCTGCCGAGCTTGCTGAGCAGGCCGGTGAGCACGTCGGGGGAGAGGGTGAGGCTGTCGATGCGCGGCAAGTTCTCGGCGAGCCTGGTCGCTGCCAGGGCGTGCAGGGTCGCGGCGTCCACCTCTCCGTGCACCCGCAGCCAGGCCGCCTGGGACTCGGCCCGCGCGGCGCCGACCTCACGGGCGGCCTCGGCCTCGGCCCGGGCCAGCCGCACCTTGCGTGCCGCCTCGGCCTCGGCGCGTACCCCGTCGGCCGCCGCGTTCTCCTCGGCCTCGCGGCGGGTGTTGGTGCCGCGCTGCTCGACCAACTGCTCTTCCCGACGGGCCAGTTCGATCTGGCTGGCGAGCTCGTTCTCGGCGATGGCCCGTTCCCGTTCCACCGCCACGGCGCGGCGCTCGTAGGTGGCCCGGTCGGCCTCCTGCTGGATCTGCTCCCGGGCGGGGGTGCGCAGGGCGCGCTCCACCTCGGCCTCGGGGCGGATGGCCACCACCCGCACCGCGACCACGTCGATGCCGGTGGCGGGCAGCCGTGGTTCGGCGGCGAGCCCCGCGGCGACCCGGTCCCGTACCGACGCGACACCGTCGACCAATGCCTCGGCCAGCGCCGTCCTGGCCAGTACGTCCAGGGTGTGCTGCTGGGCGGTCTCGGTCAGCAGTGTGGCGATCTGCTCCAGCGGCGCGCCGCGCCAGACCCCGGTGTCCGGGTCGATCGAGAAGTCCAGCCGGGCGGCGGCCTCGGCCGGGTCGCTGATCCGGTACGTCACGGTGGCCTGCACGGTCACGTCCTGGAAGTCGGAGGTGCGGGCGTGGAACGCCATCGCCAACTCCCGGTCGTTCACCGGGACTTCCGAGAGAGCGGCGCTCAGCGAGCGGTACCAGAAGCTCAGCCCCGGCCCGTCGTGGGCGAGCCGGCCGCGCTTGTGGTGGCGGATGTGCGCGGTGGGCGCGGAGCGCAGATGGCGCCAGCCGAAGCGCCTGGTGATGTCGGCCATGTCGGGACCCCTTTATTCTCGTCATGGAGACGATAAGGAGGAGTGGTGGCTATCGTCAAGGGGACGAGAAAAGGTGTTGCTTCGCTTCGGTCATTGCGGTCCTTGTGGTCCGGGTTCCCCGGCCGGGCCGCCGTGTCCGCCCTTCGCCACGAGGAATCTGGCCGGCACCTCGCCCCCGCCGTGCACCGCCAGGTCGGCGCCGTTGACGTACGCGGCCAGACCGCCCGCCAGGTACAGGCAGGCGCGCGCCACATCGTCCGGCGCGGCCATCC from Streptomyces sp. NBC_01591 includes:
- a CDS encoding MarR family winged helix-turn-helix transcriptional regulator; protein product: MAGSKSGNQDAVAKVIEDWARERPGLDTSPLEVLAQLHRSFLRYNTRLTTSIERHGLSVAGFDVLTALRRSGEPFRLTAGQLADSGLVSSAGVTLRIDRLEKDGLIVRERDADDRRVVYSRLTDKGLATVDTVFAKHLDNERDMLAGMSPSERRQLARLLRKLEYSILDSDEELADAP
- a CDS encoding 2Fe-2S iron-sulfur cluster-binding protein, whose translation is MTATALTEQSERPDEEQVADALSGHLCRCTGYRNIRRAVCQALDERFGE
- a CDS encoding GNAT family N-acetyltransferase; translated protein: MLREWEEEDIPALIEMYDDPEIGRWTPVPSPFDADAAREYLGRARKARGEGRCMQLAITADGGQPQGEVLLFQDDLDDRDIELAYGVGPRHRRRGLASEAVMVATEYAVHHLDARRVLLRIEADNAPSAAVARSAGFRPAADELVPRESKGWRVLLRTWCHRNGEPAS
- a CDS encoding nucleotide triphosphate diphosphatase NUDT15, coding for MTTTPADTSSRNTRPPKAQAALGVGVIVQDGQGRVLLGRHHGGTWELPGGKVDPTHESIAEAAVRELREETGLEVDAASVRVFAMLHDVVGGINRVSMAAAVTVRSGSPRVTEPHLISAWQWTGIDALPEPLFGPSAQVLAAWRPDLSIEHPPAHRLMIAEGADGAEDTEGA
- a CDS encoding cytochrome P450 family protein, which encodes MSQQPVLLPYADPAFVADPFPVYRQLREDGPVRRAIIAGGLEAWLVTRYEDGLAALSDPRLSSDVRDASDPRLIERLPATDRESVLRNMLRTDPPDHTRLRRLVSKAFTARRVAELRPRVQEIADRLLDEIGPDGRADLVGSFALPLPVTVISELLGVPVTDRREFQRWTDDLVLQGAEPPDPARTDEAWRHMRGYLTGLIGVKRARPGDDLLSALVTARDEEQRLDEDELIAMAFLLLAAGYVTTVNLIGSGVAALLAHPDQLRMLRDEPELLPGAIEEFLRYDGPVNPGIARFAREDVTIAGVHIPRGATVLVASAIADRDPDHFPEADRLDISRQDNAHLAFGHGIHYCLGAPLARLEGQIAIGTVLRRLHHLALAVPPDELRWRPGGLRGPERLPVTFTADAPA
- a CDS encoding SPFH domain-containing protein translates to MADITRRFGWRHLRSAPTAHIRHHKRGRLAHDGPGLSFWYRSLSAALSEVPVNDRELAMAFHARTSDFQDVTVQATVTYRISDPAEAAARLDFSIDPDTGVWRGAPLEQIATLLTETAQQHTLDVLARTALAEALVDGVASVRDRVAAGLAAEPRLPATGIDVVAVRVVAIRPEAEVERALRTPAREQIQQEADRATYERRAVAVERERAIAENELASQIELARREEQLVEQRGTNTRREAEENAAADGVRAEAEAARKVRLARAEAEAAREVGAARAESQAAWLRVHGEVDAATLHALAATRLAENLPRIDSLTLSPDVLTGLLSKLGSTGPETRA
- a CDS encoding FBP domain-containing protein, giving the protein MKAVSEQDIRTSFINCSKGEAKRLPLPRDLDELPWDDLDFLGWRDLSAPGRSYIVTERDGELIGVTLRFPSRQRGFLHRSMCSLCLTTHPGNGVSLMTARKTGAAGREGNSVGLYICTDLACSLYVRGRKTPASGGRFKETLTLEEQVERTRTNLDAFLGKLFG